Proteins encoded by one window of Cryptomeria japonica unplaced genomic scaffold, Sugi_1.0 HiC_scaffold_2005, whole genome shotgun sequence:
- the LOC131873543 gene encoding LOW QUALITY PROTEIN: photosystem II CP43 reaction center protein-like (The sequence of the model RefSeq protein was modified relative to this genomic sequence to represent the inferred CDS: substituted 2 bases at 2 genomic stop codons), with protein FIACCFVWFNNTAYPSEFYGPTGPEASQAQAFTFLVADQRLGASVRSAQGPTGLGKYLMRSPTGEIISGGETMHFLDLRATWLEPLRGPNGLDLSKLKKDIQPXQEXRLAEYMTHAPLGSLNSMGGVATEINAVNYVSPRSWLATSHFVLGVFFFVGHLWHAGRARAAAAGFEKGIDHDFEPVLSMSPLN; from the coding sequence ttTTCATTGCTTGTTGTTTTGTTTGGTTTAACAATACAGCTTATCCCAGTGAGTTCTATGGACCTACCGGCCCAGAGGCCTCTCAAGCACAAGCATTTACTTTTCTAGTTGCAGACCAACGTCTTGGAGCTAGTGTGAGGTCTGCCCAAGGGCCTACTGGTTTAGGTAAATATCTTATGCGTTCTCCTACTGGAGAAATTATTTCTGGAGGGGAAACGATGCATTTTTTGGATCTTCGTGCTACCTGGTTGGAACCTCTAAGAGGTCCTAATGGTTTGGACCTGAGTAAGCTAAAAAAAGACATACAACCTTGACAAGAATGACGTTTAGCAGAATATATGACTCATGCTCCTTTAGGTTCTTTAAATTCTATGGGTGGTGTAGCTACCGAGATTAATGCGGTCAATTATGTCTCACCTCGAAGTTGGTTAGCCACCTCTCATTTTGTTCTAGGAGTTTTCTTTTTCGTAGGTCATTTGTGGCATGCAGGAAGAGCTCGTGCAGCTGCAGCAGGATTTGAAAAAGgaattgatcatgattttgaaccCGTTCTTTCCATGTCCCCTCTTAATTAA